One genomic window of Fusarium fujikuroi IMI 58289 draft genome, chromosome FFUJ_chr01 includes the following:
- a CDS encoding related to negative acting factor: MPNTGKPSKDCHLCRSRRVKCDLGRPSCQRCIKYGTECPGYRDEQELVFRNANPTTIKKRKKRTQQNATAQTRGESVMSFGSSSSSSSSNGDAATPSVTEEVDREFSPVSPTIVDLVEFTRTGRALILPQSLNEHWTAHSIPILLNVYYTLDFLHDTYKKSGPQGPLLWATHLFARTYITNLRYPTAIDNGSVEQTDKELGTYLGKTLSSVGEALKTPDGAMRDDVLATVWILTNYELLMGSINRVSPLNPWHLHTNGLYSILQQRGTASLRRPGSRMGFWPAYNMVQVRCLLTSLECPPESQEWFAAIRQTLHPGEGLAVEVGDYICKMAHVQKRMLDIIRARDFDAAALQYYDLVGIVFKAEDHFTTFDAGYHYIDEVFNPYLRNMLNSARVKGYHVILTYANFLTHHPTAPIPLQELKVLRSHCVYRVRDSAKLVMEAVNRHLDPASFRNNPSPRTVFDALKLIWPLTAVYLVPSTLNEQSEAAGESLQFIGRELGVRQGLKVNKGESTLPPEAEAPSQLAEDTAFDPLPTSRGLM, translated from the exons ATGCCCAACACGGGAAAGCCAAGCAAAGATTGCCATCTTTGTCGATCACGACGTGTCAAG TGTGATCTTGGCAGACCATCATGTCAAAGATGCATCAAATATGGGACTGAATGTCCGGGATATCGGGACGAACAGGAGCTTGTCTTTCGCAATGCTAACCCAACcaccatcaagaagaggaagaagaggactcAGCAAAATGCTACGGCTCAGACTCGTGGGGAGTCTGTCATGTCTTTtggctcctcttcctcctcctcttcgtcgaATGGAGATGCTGCCACGCCGTCAGTCACTGAAGAAGTTGATCGTGAATTCAGCCCCGTCTCACCCACAATAGTCGATCTTGTCGAATTCACCAGAACTGGAAGGGCTCTCATCCTACCACAATCCCTTAATGAGCATTGGACCGCCCATTCCATCCCGATCCTTCTCAATGTCTACTATACTTTGGATTTCCTCCATGACACATACAAAAAGAGCGGTCCTCAAGGCCCTCTTCTTTGGGCCACTCATCTCTTTGCCCGCACATACATCACCAACCTGCGATATCCCACCGCCATCGACAACGGATCTGTCGAGCAGACCGACAAGGAGCTTGGTACGTACCTTGGTAAAACCTTGAGCTCTGTTGGCGAAGCACTCAAAACACCAGATGGCGCCATGAGAGACGATGTTCTCGCGACAGTATGGATTCTGACGAACTATGAA CTTCTTATGGGCTCCATCAACCGCGTATCACCCCTGAACCCATGGCACCTCCATACCAATGGGCTATACAGTATTCTTCAGCAAAGAGGAACGGCTTCTTTGCGAAGGCCGGGATCGAGAATGGGCTTCTGGCCTGCTTACAACATGGTG CAAGTGCGGTGTCTCCTGACAAGCCTTGAGTGCCCTCCTGAATCCCAGGAATGGTTTGCCGCCATCAGACAAACCCTTCATCCAGGAGAAGGATTGGCTGTAGAAGTCGGCGATTATATCTGCAAGATGGCACATGTTCAAAAGCGTATGCTCGATATCATTCGAGCCCGAGACTTTGACGCCGCTGCCCTCCAGTACTACGACTTGGTTGGTATTGTTTTCAAAGCCGAAGATCATTTCACGACTTTTGACGCAGGGTACCATTACATCGATGAGGTTTTCAACCCCTATCTACGAAACATGCTCAACTCGGCGCGAGTAAAAGGATACCATGTCATTTTGACCTACGCAAACTTCTTAACTCATCATCCGACTGCCCCCATTCCCCTGCAAGAGCTCAAGGTGCTACGCTCGCATTGCGTATACCGGGTTCGAGACAGCGCAAAACTTGTCATGGAGGCGGTAAACCGGCATCTCGACCCGGCATCTTTCCGCAACAACCCATCACCAAGGACAGTGTTTGACGCGTTGAAATTGATATGGCCTCTGACGGCAGTCTACCTCGTACCGTCAACGCTAAACGAGCAGAGCGAAGCCGCAGGTGAATCGCTACAGTTCATCGGCCGCGAGCTTGGAGTGAGGCAAGGTCTCAAGGTTAACAAGGGGGAGTCTACGCTGCCGCCGGAAGCAGAAGCACCTTCACAGCTGGCTGAGGATACGGCCTTTGATCCACTGCCAACTAGTAGAGGATTAATGTAA
- a CDS encoding probable delta-1-pyrroline-5-carboxylate dehydrogenase has protein sequence MSSMMFLNRAGARGIRSVAQTQQMRTAATLATFKTPKVFNEPNHHYVKGSEQREGLTAAIEKLQKKLPIEVPVVVGGKQIKASALSKQQNPADHATTVASYHTATTADVSAAIDAALAAKPAWEALPFADRAAVFLKAADLISTKYRYDIMAATMLGQGKNAWQAEIDAAAELADFLRFNVHYAEQLYNTQPEHNSPGVWNRLEYRALEGFVYAVSPFNFTAIAGNLPGAPALLGNVVVWKPSDFAIASNWLVYQILIEAGLPKDVIQFVPGNPVDITKVVLEHKEFAALHYTGSTAVFRQLYGTIGQGIAEGRYRGYPRVVGETGGKNFHLIDPTAEIDNAVKQTVRGAFEFQGQKCSATSRLYVPKSMWPEFKEKLVAEVEAIKIGNPTEHSNFMGPVIHEASFKKLSGAIDEAKSDKDLELVVGGQYDSSKGYFIHPTVYATTNPNHKFFSTEFFGPILTTYIYDDAAPNAMADVCKLIETTSDYGLTGAVFAADREASRFAEEHLRNAAGNFYVNCKSTGAVVGQQPFGGSRASGTNDKAGSQNLLTRFVNVRAIKEEFTPTTKVTYPSNEV, from the exons ATGTCTTCTATGATGTTTCTCAACAGGGCTGGTGCCCGAGGTATCCGCAGCGTTGCTCAGACTCAGCAAATGCGAACTGCTGCGACTTTGGCTACCTTCAAGACCCCCAAGGTCTTTAACGAGCCCAACCACCACTATGTCAAGGGTAGTGAGCAGCGCGAGGGTCTGACTGCTGCCATTGAGAaactccagaagaagctgcccATCGAGGTTCCCGTTGTAGTTGGTGGCAAGCAG ATCAAGGCTTCCGCCCTCTCCAAGCAGCAGAACCCTGCCGACCATGCCACCACTGTCGCATCTTACCACACTGCTACCACCGCTGATGTTTCGGCCGCAATCGAcgctgctcttgctgctaaGCCTGCCTGGGAGGCCCTCCCCTTTGCTGATCGAGCTGCCGTCTTCCTCAAGGCCGCCGACCTCATCTCCACCAAGTACCGCTACGATATTATGGCTGCTACTATGCTCGGCCAGGGCAAGAATGCTTGGCAGGCCGAGATCGACGCCGCTGCTGAGCTGGCTGATTTCCTCCGTTTCAATGTTCACTACGCTGAGCAGCTTTACAATACCCAGCCTGAGCACAACTCTCCCGGCGTCTGGAACCGTCTCGAGTACCGTGCCCTTGAGGGTTTCGTGTACGCAGTCAGCCCCTTCAACTTCACTGCCATTGCCGGTAATCTCCCTGGTGCCCCTGCCCTTCTCGGAAACGTTGTTGTGTGGAAGCCCAGTGACTTCGCCATTGCATCGAACTGGCTTGTCTACCAGATCCTGATCGAGGCCGGTCTTCCCAAGGATGTCATCCAGTTCGTTCCTGGCAACCCTGTAGACATCACCAAGGTTGTTCTGGAGCACAAGGAGTTTGCTGCTCTCCACTACACTGGAAGCACCGCTGTCTTCCGTCAGCTGTATGGTACCATCGGTCAGGGTATCGCTGAGGGCCGATATCGAGGCTATCCTCGTGTCGTTGGTGAGACTGGCGGCAAGAACTTCCACCTGATTGACCCTACAGCTGAGATTGACAACGCTGTCAAGCAGACTGTCCGTGGTGCCTTTGAGTTCCAAGGCCAGAAGTGCAGTGCCACTTCTCGACTTTACGTCCCTAAGTCCATGTGGCCCGAGTTTaaggagaagcttgtcgCTGAggttgaagccatcaagattGGCAACCCTACTGAACACTCCAATTTCATGGGTCCCGTCATTCACGAGGCTTcattcaagaagctctctgGTGCCATTGATGAGGCCAAGTCCGACAAGGACCTCGAGCTCGTTGTCGGTGGACAGTACGACTCTTCCAAGGGCTACTTCATTCACCCTACTGTCTACGCCACTACCAACCCCAACCACAAGTTCTTCTCTACTGAGTTTTTCGGCCCTATCCTCACCACCTACATCTATGATGATGCTGCCCCCAACGCCATGGCTGACGTCTGCAAGCTCATTGAGACCACCTCCGACTATGGCCTAACTGGTGCCGTGTTCGCTGCTGACCGTGAAGCTTCCCGTTTCGCCGAGGAGCACCTCCGTAACGCTGCCGGAAACTTCTATGTCAACTGCAAGAGCACTGGCGCTGTTGTTGGCCAGCAGCCCTTTGGTGGTTCTCGTGCTTCCGGCACCAACGACAAGGCCGGCAGCCAGAACCTCCTGACCCGCTTCGTCAATGTTCGGGCAATCAAGGAGGAGTTCACTCCTACCACCAAGGTCACCTACCCCAGCAACGAGGTCTAA
- a CDS encoding related to PER1 protein, involved in manganese homeostasis: protein MATHRGRPWARIFSLTVLVLAFTVVVDASTGDKLPEFKDCLKVCNAENCSPDKPQTPIPVLHRLLFWTCASECDYACQHIVTGQRMAAGLTVEQFYGKWPFYRFLGMQEPFSVLFSLGNLWAHWDGLKKVQSRIPKSYSLRIFYDWLAYVGISSWVFSSIFHTRDFRFTEELDYFAAGANVLYGLYYTVVRVFRLDKRTPRRRTTLRVWSLVCASLFLGHVSYLKFIRWDYTYNMTANVAAGIVQNVLWTWFSFKRYRESRRMWAVWPGFVVAWIIFAMSMELFDFPPWLGCIDAHSLWHLMTIGPTILWYNFLVKDARDDMAGSQRLKL, encoded by the exons ATGGCAACTCACAGGGGGCGGCCATGGGCGCGGATTTTCTCCTTGaccgtcctcgtcctcgcttTTACGGTAGTTGTCGATGCCTCAACTGGCGACAAGTTGCCAGAATTTAAGGATTGCCTCAAG GTCTGCAATGCTGAAAACTGCTCCCCTGATAAACCGCAAACTCCAATCC CTGTTCTACATCGACTCCTATTCTGGACATGCGCCAGCGAATGCGATTATGCCTGCCAGCATATTGTAACGGGTCAGCGCATGGCCGCGGGCCTCACGGTTGAACAATTCTACGGGAAATGGCCCTTCTATCGCTTTCTCGGCATGCAGGAGCCCTTTAGTGTCCTCTTTTCTCTCGGCAATCTCTGGGCGCATTGGGATGGCTTGAAGAAGGTCCAATCTAGGATACCGAAATCCTACTCTCTGCGAATATTCTATGATTGGCTAGCGTATGTCGGTATCTCCTCTTGGGTTTTCAGCTCTATCTTTCATACTCGTGATTTCCGGTTCACCGAGGAGCTTGATTACTTTGCTGCTGGTGCCAATGTCCTGTACGGTCTGTACTACACAGTCGTGAGAGTTTTCAGACTGGATAAACGCACCCCGCGAAGAAGAACCACCCTACGAGTTTGGTCGCTCGTCTGCGCCTCTCTCTTTCTCGGCCATGTCTCGTACCTCAAGTTTATCCGCTGGGATTATACATACAACATGACTGCAAACGTGGCAGCAGGGATCGTGCAGAATGTCCTGTGGACCTGGTTTAGTTTCAAGAGATATAGGGAGTCGAGGCGCATGTGGGCTGTTTGGCCCGGTTTCGTGGTTGCTTGGATTATATTTGCCATGAGCATGGAACTGTTTGATTTCCCACCTTGGCTGGGTTGTATTGACGCTCACAGCTTGTGGCACCTCATGACGATTGGACCGACAATTCTATGGTACAA CTTTCTAGTAAAAGATGCTCGGGACGATATGGCTGGAAGCCAGAGACTCAAGCTTTAG
- a CDS encoding related to protein kinase RPK1, which translates to MATASPTPMGNGFVRRTSQRQALRRLPSRPIMNHSDNFHGATNAALPKGYHPKPQQFHDDSSEDEIPVPMKLSALTKALLNDGAPASTEQAPSPPRTRRRTSALNASTSSATETRRHRRSGSVQAHDARSSRQASPTPATSREISPVRKRVVRLSNTPQSLSQMKPTKRRSTSISRSNQRSQPHSRPGSRDMSSDERQDSKQDSKDSKHDSQLDVNTPAQGGRVVRINAGSPSNRSRVGSTGPSSGRSMERSMLDRSAIDDNDQPEEPATVARNPPPFQQGSVSRYPSTSTRTRPEDNINLQSSMRVKRVSKVAGSFLSGPARRGRRRQSEEEGEPNADGELMLSSQEAESQPGEDQHAASYYGDGIRDFNSGSPVSGQAAARAVHRRNASNMDLRLGSARASRETSPREPTPEAQVPESEPKPEQDEEIHYRLPAPRPELPSGRDQENDVQVSLRRTKPSMEVLLDKMPKRPMSADPAPLRTVSPDRKPLASMARNTPLRQAPPPPPKMSVLEAATTTAGAATTTQAKQRRNILRVNGVAYTRLDCLGRGGSGKVYRVAAENGKMFALKRVSLENADDSTIKGYLGEIDLLKKLGEVERVIKLFDCEMNTEKQVLTLLMEIGELDFNTFLRKRYNPEAAKFDPVFVRFYWKEMLECLQAVHQCDIVHSDLKPANFVLVKGQLKLIDFGIANAIQTDETVNVHRETQVGTPNYMSPESLMDSNNPRGGRVPGRPKLMKLGKPSDIWSLGCILYQMVYGLPPFGHIANQMSRCQAIINWDHDIEFPSRGMGGMSVPPSLIRTMRRCLNRDHHMRPTCEELLHESDPFLYPAELTDKALPIDEELLARIIQSVVTRCRERMPTESESLSVWPQAYWASVKKAMAGRM; encoded by the exons ATGGCGACAGCTTCGCCCACACCCATGGGCAATGGTTTTGTCCGACGAACATCCCAGCGGCAagctttgaggagattgccATCGCGACCCATTATGAATCACAGTGACAACTTTCATGGGGCAACAAATGCTGCTCTCCCTAAGGGCTACCATCCCAAACCTCAGCAGTTCCACGACGACAGCTCCGAGGATGAGATCCCAGTACCTATGAAGCTGAGCGCTCTCACCAAGGCGCTGCTGAACGACGGCGCACCTGCATCAACAGAGCAAGCTCCTTCACCTCCCCGGACGCGGCGGCGTACCAGTGCGCTGAACGCGTCCACATCATCAGCGACTGAGACACGTCGGCACAGAAGATCCGGAAGCGTTCAGGCCCACGACGCAAGGTCCTCAAGACAAGCTAGCCCAACGCCAGCTACAAGCAGAGAAATAAGTCCGGTACGAAAGAGGGTTGTAAGATTAAGCAACACACCTCAGAGCCTCAGTCAAATGAAGCCAACGAAGCGACGCTCAACTTCTATCTCCCGATCAAATCAACGATCTCAACCTCACAGCCGCCCTGGTAGCCGCGATATGTCTTCTGACGAGAGACAAGATTCCAAGCAGGACTCTAAGGATTCCAAACATGATTCTCAATTGGACGTGAACACACCTGCACAAGGTGGACGCGTCGTCCGAATTAATGCTGGTTCTCCAAGCAACAGAAGCCGAGTCGGCTCCACTGGCCCTTCTTCAGGGAGGTCGATGGAGCGATCCATGTTAGATAGATCTGCTATTGACGACAACGACCAACCTGAAGAGCCAGCCACAGTCGCGCGAAATCCCCCTCCCTTCCAACAAGGCAGTGTCTCTCGATACCCCTCAACAAGTACGAGGACACGACCTGAGGATAATATTAATCTGCAGAGTTCAATGCGAGTGAAGCGTGTCAGCAAGGTTGCAGGTAGCTTTTTGAGCGGACCAGCCCGACGCGGTCGCCGACGGCAGAGCGAAGAGGAGGGGGAGCCCAACGCCGATGGAGAATTGATGTTGTCTAGTCAGGAAGCTGAGAGCCAGCCCGGGGAAGATCAACATGCCGCTTCATACTATGGAGACGGTATTCGAGATTTCAACTCAGGAAGCCCGGTAAGTGGACAAGCCGCTGCAAGGGCAGTCCATCGCCGTAATGCTTCCAACATGGACCTACGCCTAGGCTCTGCAAGAGCATCCAGGGAAACATCACCTCGTGAGCCTACACCAGAAGCTCAGGTTCCCGAGTCCGAACCGAAGCCTGAACAGGACGAAGAGATCCACTACAGACTCCCCGCACCTCGCCCAGAACTCCCCTCCGGTCGAGATCAGGAGAACGATGTCCAAGTAAGCCTCAGGAGGACGAAACCATCAATGGAAGTTCTTCTGGACAAGATGCCAAAAAGACCGATGAGCGCCGACCCTGCTCCCCTAAGAACAGTCTCACCCGACCGAAAGCCTCTTGCTTCTATGGCTAGAAATACTCCCCTTCGCCAGgctccacctccacctcccaAGATGTCTGTCCTCGAAGCTGCCACTACTACTGCGGGTGCTGCTACGACTACACAGGCAAAGCAGAGGAGGAACATTCTGCGAGTGAACGGTGTAGCCTATACTCGACTTGACTGTCTTGGCCGAGGTGGCAGTGGAAAGGTGTACCGTGTTGCTGCCGAGAATGGCAAGATGTTCGCTCTGAAGCGGGTGTCTCTGGAGAATGCAGATGACTCGACCATTAAGGGCTATCTTGGTGAGATTGATcttttgaagaagcttggagagGTGGAGCGAGTTATCAAGCTGTTTGACTGTGAGATGAATACAGAGAAGCAAGTTCTCACTTTG CTTATGGAGATTGGAGAACTCGACTTCAATACTTTTTTGAGAAAGCGGTATAACCCCGAGGCTGCCAAGTTCGACCCAGTCTTTGTACGATTTTACTGGAAAGAGATGCTCGAGTGTTTGCAAGCAGTTCACCAGTGTGATATTGTCCACTCGGATCTGAAGCCTGCCAATTTTGTGCTCGTGAAGGGTCAGCTTAAGCTCATTGACTTTGGCATCGCGAACGCTATCCAAACCGATGAGACCGTCAACGTCCACCGCGAGACTCAGGTTGGAACACCCAATTACATGTCACCTGAGTCTCTCATGGACTCAAATAACCCCCGAGGTGGCCGCGTTCCAGGCCGGCCTAAGCTTATGAAATTGGGCAAGCCCAGCGACATATGGTCTCTGGGTTGCATTTTGTATCAGATGGTTTACGGTCTCCCTCCATTTGGCCACATCGCCAACCAAATGTCAAGATGTCAAGCCATCATTAACTGGGATCACGACATTGAGTTTCCCTCACGTGGCATGGGAGGCATGTCCGTTCCCCCTTCGCTCATCCGCACTATGAGGCGCTGCCTTAACCGCGACCACCATATGCGACCAACCTGCGAGGAGCTATTGCACGAGTCCGACCCCTTCTTATACCCCGCAGAGCTCACCGACAAGGCTCTCCCCATTGACGAGGAGCTGCTTGCTAGAATCATCCAGAGCGTGGTGACGAGATGCCGGGAGCGCATGCCAACAGAGAGCGAAAGCCTAAGCGTCTGGCCACAGGCTTATTGGGCCAGTGTTAAGAAAGCGATGGCCGGAAGAATGTGA
- a CDS encoding related to ribosomal protein YmL49, producing MSRALFRSILELRAPSARLSTPSSLLAIQARAFTSTAPIVEPFPERHPKNATNPTANETRPLALKVSHPTPPPKPMEDSVRNLLPFLAAQPDHYITVHVHGFPYLVREGDQVRLPFRMPGVQPGDVLRLNRASVLGSRDYTMKGAPHIDERVFECRATVVGTESEPLRIKIKKKRRQRRMRQAKSKHRYTILRISELNINNLEDIE from the coding sequence ATGAGCAGGGCACTTTTCCGCTCCATCTTGGAGCTTAGAGCTCCAAGCGCCCGACTCTCGACACCCTCGTCTCTATTGGCAATCCAAGCCCGCGCCTTCACCTCCACAGCTCCCATTGTCGAGCCATTCCCTGAGCGTCACCCAAAGAATGCTACCAATCCCACGGCAAATGAAACTCGACCCCTCGCTTTAAAAGTCAGCCATCCTACACCGCCTCCAAAGCCTATGGAAGACTCAGTCAGGAACCTTCTGCCATTCCTTGCAGCCCAGCCAGACCACTACATCACGGTTCATGTCCATGGATTCCCCTACCTTGTGCGCGAAGGCGATCAAGTTCGTCTACCTTTCCGAATGCCTGGAGTTCAGCCTGGAGATGTACTACGACTCAACCGTGCGAGTGTCCTTGGTAGCAGAGATTACACCATGAAAGGCGCTCCCCATATTGATGAGCGAGTTTTTGAGTGCAGGGCTACTGTTGTTGGCACAGAATCTGAGCCGCTACGAATCAaaatcaagaagaagaggaggcaaAGGAGAATGAGGCAGGCAAAAAGCAAGCACCGATATACTATTCTACGGATTTCGGAActgaacatcaacaacttggAGGATATCGAATGA
- a CDS encoding probable NSA2-involved in biogenesis of ribosomal large subunit: protein MPQNEYMERWRKLHGRRLDHEERVRKRTAREGHKASQDAQNLRGLRAKLYQQKRHKEKIQMKKAIKAHEERNVKTADEKEPTTPMPSYLLDRTNPSTAKALSSAIKNKRAEKAAKFAVPLPKVRGISEEEMFKVVKTGKKIQKKAWKRMVTKPTFVGPDFTRRNPKHERFIRPMGLRYKKANVTHPELGVTVQLPIISVKKNPQNPLYTQLGVLTKGTVIEVNVSELGLVTAGGKVVWGRYAQVTNNPENEGCINSVLLV from the exons ATG CCTCAGAACGAGTATATGGAAAGATGGCGAAAGCTACACGGTCGCCGTCTTGATCATGAGGAACGAGTTCGCAAGCGTACCGCCCGTGAGGGCCACAAGGCTTCTCAGGACGCCCAGAATCTGCGCGGTCTCCGGGCCAAGCTGTACCAGCAAAAGCGACATAAGGAGAAGattcagatgaagaaggccatCAAGGCGCACGAGGAGCGCAACGTCAAGACCGCCGACGAGAAGGAGCCCACAACACCTATGCCCTCTTATCTGCTGGACCGCACAAACCCGTCGACTGCCAAGGCTCTCAGCAGtgccatcaagaacaagcgaGCTGAGAAGGCGGCCAAGTTTGCCGTTCCCCTGCCCAAGGTCCGAGGTAtcagcgaggaggagatgttCAAGGTTGTCAAGACCGGTaagaagatccagaagaaggcttggAAGCGCATGGTTACCAAGCCTACCTTTGTCGGACCCGACTTCACTCGACGCAACCCCAAGCACGAGCGCTTCATTCGACCTATGGGTCTCCGTTATAAGAAGGCCAATGTCACACACCCCGAGCTTGGTGTCACTGTCCAGCTCCCCATCATCAGCGTCAAGAAGAACCCGCAGAACCCTCTCTACACCCAGCTGGGTGTTTTGACCAAGGGTACCGTTATCGAGGTCAACGTCAGCGAACTTGGTCTCGTAACCGCTGGTGGAAAGGTCGTCTGGGGTCGCTATGCCCAGGTTACTAACAACCCGGAGAATGAGGGCTGCATCAACAGTGTCTTGCTGGTGTAA
- a CDS encoding probable hnRNP arginine N-methyltransferase has product MSGDKMDVEIAEQKMNSMEHSEQHYFKSYDHHGIHEEMLKDEVRTRSYMNAIMQNKHIFKDKVVLDVGCGTAILSMFAAKAGAKHVIGVDMSTIIFKAREIVKVNGLSDKITLLQGKMEEVELPFPKVDIIISEWMGYFLLYESMLDTVLYARDTYLQKDGLIFPDKATIFFAGIEDGDYKEDKIEFWNDVYGFDYTPLKATALSEPLVDTVEVKAAVTEPTAVLTLDLYKCTTDDLAFNVPFKLSVTRDDFVHALVSWFDIDFTACHKPIRFSTGPHTKYTHWKQTVFYFEDVLTVQHGEQIALNLDVRPNSKNRRDLDIKISYELETEDANRASKGALEYRMC; this is encoded by the exons ATGAGCGGCGATAAGATGGATGTCGAGATTGCTGAGCAAAAGATGAACTCTATGGAGCATAGCGAGCAGCATTACTTCAAGAG CTATGATCACCATG GTATCCACGAGGAGATGTTG AAAGATGAGGTCCGCACACGATCGTACATGAACGCTATTATGCAAAACAAGCACATtttcaaggacaaggtggttcttgatgttggctgtGGTACGGCCATTCTCTCAAT GTTCGCGGCCAAGGCTGGCGCCAAACATGTTATTGGTGTGGATATGTCCACAATCATCTTCAAGGCCCGTGAGATCGTCAAGGTTAACGGTCTCTCCGACAAGATCACCCTTCTCCAAGGCAAGATGGAGGAGGTCGAGTTGCCTTTCCCCAAggttgatatcatcatctcagaGTGGATGGGCTACTTCCTTCTATACGAGTCCATGCTCGACACCGTTCTTTATGCCCGAGACACTTATCTCCAGAAGGATGGCTTGATCTTCCCCGACAAGGCCACTATCTTCTTCGCTGGTATTGAGGACGGCGATTATAAGGAGGACAAGATTGAGT TCTGGAACGATGTTTATGGCTTCGACTACACCCCCCTCAAGGCCACTGCTCTCTCCGAGCCCCTCGTTGATACCGTCGAGGTCAAGGCCGCTGTCACCGAACCCACTGCCGTCCTCACACTCGATCTTTACAAGTGCACCACGGATGATTTGGCTTTCAATGTTCCCTTCAAGCTCTCCGTTACCCGCGATGACTTCGTCCACGCCCTGGTCTCGTGGTTCGATATCGACTTCACCGCCTGCCACAAGCCCATTCGCTTCTCCACTGGCCCACATACCAAGTACACCCACTGGAAGCAGACCGTCTTCTACTTCGAGGATGTTCTCACCGTCCAGCACGGCGAGCAGATTGCTCTCAACCTTGATGTCCGACCCAACTCCAAGAACAGACGCGATCTTGACATCAAGATCTCCTACGAGTTGGAAACCGAAGATGCTAACCGTGCCTCCAAGGGTGCGCTTGAGTACCGCATGTGCTAA